The proteins below come from a single Arthrobacter crystallopoietes genomic window:
- a CDS encoding DNA gyrase/topoisomerase IV subunit B, whose protein sequence is MAPPSSDYTARHLSVLEGLEAVRKRPGMYIGSTDSRGLMHCLWEIIDNSVDEALAGFGQSITVILHPDGSVEIHDDGRGIPVDVEPRTGLTGVEVVFTKLHAGGKFGGGSYTASGGLHGVGASVVNALSSRLDVQVDRGGKTYQMSFRRGEPGHFADAGKRPSPDSKFEPFLQSSTLEVVGKAKRGVTGTRIRYWADRQIFTADAKFSYEELQARVRQTSFLVPGLRVTLRDERRLPGTPGENGPIEEVFQHDGGIAEFVEYLSNDSAVTDIWRVHGSGKFKENVPVLDDKGHSRMAEVERDCEVDIALRWGIGYDTSVRSFVNIIATPKGGTHQAGFEQALLKTFRKVIEANSRKLKAGNDKIEKDDVFAGLTAVLTVRLAEPQFEGQTKEILGTSAVRNIVSRVVEKEIQSKLTSTARGDKAQSALLLEKVVSEMKSRISARVHKETQRRKNALETSSMPAKLLDCRTDDVARSELFIVEGDSALGTARLARSSDHQALLPIRGKILNVQKASVGDMLANAECAALIQVVGAGSGRSFQLDAARYGKVILMTDADVDGAHIRTLLLTLFFRYMRPLVEAGRVYAAVPPLHRVEVINHGSKANELIYTYSENELQRLLAELEKSGRNYKEPIQRYKGLGEMDADQLAETTMDPRHRTLRRVGIEHAEAAERAFDLLMGSDVAPRKEFIVAGAAMLDRERIDA, encoded by the coding sequence GTGGCGCCACCGAGTTCCGATTACACAGCCCGCCATCTTTCCGTTCTCGAGGGACTGGAAGCGGTCCGCAAGCGCCCAGGCATGTACATCGGGTCCACGGACTCGCGTGGACTCATGCACTGCCTCTGGGAAATTATCGACAACTCAGTGGATGAGGCTTTGGCCGGATTCGGCCAGAGCATCACAGTCATCCTGCATCCGGACGGGTCCGTGGAAATCCACGATGACGGCCGCGGCATCCCCGTTGACGTTGAACCGCGGACCGGCCTGACCGGCGTCGAAGTCGTTTTCACCAAGTTGCACGCCGGCGGAAAGTTCGGCGGAGGTTCCTACACAGCATCCGGCGGTCTGCATGGGGTCGGCGCCAGCGTGGTCAATGCGCTTTCCTCCCGATTGGATGTCCAGGTGGACCGCGGCGGTAAGACCTACCAGATGTCCTTCCGTCGGGGGGAGCCCGGACATTTCGCGGACGCGGGCAAACGCCCCAGCCCCGATTCGAAGTTCGAGCCTTTCCTGCAGAGCTCAACGCTCGAAGTCGTGGGCAAAGCCAAGAGGGGCGTCACTGGTACACGGATCCGCTACTGGGCAGATCGCCAGATATTCACCGCCGATGCCAAATTCTCCTATGAGGAACTGCAGGCCCGCGTGCGGCAGACGTCCTTCCTGGTACCCGGGCTTCGGGTCACCCTCCGCGACGAACGCCGATTGCCCGGTACACCCGGAGAAAACGGGCCGATTGAAGAGGTCTTCCAGCACGACGGCGGGATCGCCGAGTTTGTCGAGTATCTTTCCAACGACAGCGCGGTCACCGATATTTGGCGTGTCCACGGTTCCGGCAAATTCAAGGAAAACGTGCCGGTGCTGGACGATAAGGGCCACAGCCGGATGGCGGAGGTTGAACGGGACTGCGAGGTAGACATCGCCCTTCGCTGGGGGATTGGCTATGACACAAGCGTCCGCAGCTTCGTCAACATTATCGCCACGCCGAAGGGCGGGACACACCAGGCCGGTTTCGAACAGGCCCTTCTGAAAACCTTCCGCAAGGTCATTGAAGCCAATTCGCGCAAGCTCAAGGCCGGCAATGACAAGATCGAAAAGGATGACGTCTTCGCAGGTCTGACCGCCGTGCTGACCGTGCGGCTCGCCGAACCGCAGTTCGAGGGGCAGACCAAGGAAATCCTGGGTACTTCTGCCGTCCGTAATATCGTCTCGCGGGTGGTGGAAAAGGAAATCCAATCGAAGCTTACCTCCACGGCAAGGGGAGACAAGGCCCAGTCTGCGCTGCTGCTGGAAAAGGTTGTCAGCGAGATGAAGTCGCGGATCTCCGCGCGCGTGCACAAGGAAACGCAGCGGCGTAAGAACGCCCTGGAAACGTCCTCGATGCCGGCGAAACTGCTGGATTGCCGTACAGACGATGTGGCGCGCTCCGAGCTGTTCATCGTCGAAGGTGACAGCGCCTTGGGGACGGCCCGGCTGGCCCGTTCCTCGGACCATCAGGCGCTGCTGCCGATCCGCGGCAAGATTCTTAACGTCCAGAAGGCCTCGGTGGGCGACATGCTTGCCAACGCCGAGTGCGCCGCGTTGATCCAGGTGGTGGGCGCCGGTTCGGGCCGCAGCTTCCAGCTTGACGCCGCACGTTACGGCAAGGTCATTCTGATGACCGACGCGGACGTCGACGGTGCGCATATCCGTACGCTGTTGCTGACGCTTTTCTTCCGCTACATGCGCCCGCTGGTGGAAGCCGGCCGCGTGTACGCCGCGGTACCGCCGTTGCACCGGGTGGAAGTCATCAATCACGGCTCAAAGGCCAACGAGCTTATCTATACGTACTCGGAGAATGAACTGCAGCGTCTGTTGGCGGAACTGGAGAAGAGCGGGCGGAACTACAAGGAGCCGATCCAGCGGTACAAGGGCTTGGGCGAAATGGACGCCGACCAGCTGGCCGAAACGACTATGGACCCGCGGCACCGGACCCTGCGGCGTGTCGGCATTGAGCATGCCGAAGCTGCCGAGCGTGCTTTTGACCTGCTGATGGGCTCGGACGTGGCGCCTCGCAAGGAGTTCATTGTTGCCGGTGCAGCCATGCTGGACCGAGAGCGGATCGACGCCTAA
- a CDS encoding RNA polymerase sigma factor produces the protein MSPEKKTAAVPVEETATATTTSASPAAPKRRGRKPGAAAAKKGPAAKKTTKAAEDQTDVDVEDEDAEPDVIDEADEADETAKPAGKEGGFVYSDADDDDAPAQQVVSAGATADPVKDYLKQIGKVALLNAEQEVDLALRIEAGLFAEEKLAKDDGSMETRLRRDLEQIVHDGKRAKNHLLEANLRLVVSLAKRYTGRGMLFLDLIQEGNLGLIRAVEKFDYTKGFKFSTYATWWIRQAITRAMADQARTIRIPVHMVEVINKLARVQRQMLQDLGREPTPEELALELDMTPEKVVEVQKYGREPISLHTPLGEDGDSEFGDLIEDSEAVVPADAVSFTLLQEQLHSVLDTLSEREAGVVAMRFGLTDGQPKTLDEIGKVYGVTRERIRQIESKTMSKLRHPSRSQVLRDYLD, from the coding sequence GTGTCACCTGAGAAGAAGACTGCTGCAGTTCCCGTGGAGGAGACTGCTACCGCCACGACGACTTCTGCCTCTCCCGCCGCGCCCAAGCGCCGCGGTCGCAAGCCAGGTGCAGCCGCAGCCAAGAAGGGCCCCGCAGCTAAGAAGACCACAAAAGCCGCTGAGGACCAGACTGACGTTGACGTCGAGGATGAGGACGCCGAGCCGGACGTTATCGACGAAGCCGACGAAGCTGACGAAACCGCAAAGCCTGCTGGCAAAGAAGGCGGCTTCGTCTACTCCGACGCCGACGACGATGATGCTCCCGCCCAGCAGGTAGTTTCGGCCGGAGCTACTGCGGATCCGGTCAAGGACTATCTGAAGCAGATCGGTAAAGTCGCCCTGCTGAACGCAGAGCAGGAAGTCGATCTCGCGCTGCGCATCGAGGCCGGGCTTTTCGCCGAAGAGAAGCTGGCCAAGGACGACGGCAGCATGGAAACGCGCCTTCGCCGTGATCTGGAGCAGATTGTCCACGACGGCAAGCGTGCGAAGAACCACTTGCTTGAAGCCAACCTTCGTCTGGTCGTTTCGCTGGCCAAGCGTTACACTGGCCGCGGCATGCTCTTCCTGGACCTGATCCAGGAAGGCAACCTCGGCCTGATCCGTGCTGTGGAGAAGTTCGACTACACCAAGGGCTTCAAGTTCTCGACCTACGCCACCTGGTGGATCCGCCAAGCTATTACCCGAGCCATGGCCGACCAGGCCCGTACCATCCGTATTCCCGTGCACATGGTCGAGGTCATCAACAAGCTTGCCCGTGTACAACGGCAGATGTTGCAGGACTTGGGCCGCGAGCCTACGCCGGAGGAACTGGCGCTGGAGCTGGACATGACGCCCGAAAAGGTTGTCGAGGTCCAGAAGTACGGCCGCGAGCCAATTTCCCTTCACACGCCGCTGGGCGAGGACGGCGACTCCGAGTTCGGTGACCTGATCGAGGACTCCGAGGCCGTTGTCCCGGCGGACGCAGTCAGCTTCACCCTGCTGCAGGAGCAGTTGCACTCCGTTCTGGACACCTTGTCCGAGCGCGAGGCCGGCGTCGTTGCCATGCGCTTCGGCCTGACCGATGGCCAGCCTAAGACTTTAGACGAAATCGGCAAGGTCTACGGCGTGACGCGGGAACGCATCCGCCAGATTGAATCCAAGACGATGTCCAAGCTGCGCCACCCGTCTCGTTCCCAGGTGCTGCGCGACTACCTGGACTAA
- a CDS encoding M56 family metallopeptidase, protein MFWASYLLAAMAVILAWPVPVLLARAKWTARAPVTALVLWQAIALAGGLSMIGAMLTWGLEPLGENLLAGLQGLAELLVSYAPAPGLDLVHVFALSAALLLGVHLVFTLLLTYYRIRKQRNKHRDLLNLLSSPVENSPKTLVISHPAPVAYCLPGGAGSVTVLSEGLLELLRPEELEAVLNHERAHLNQRHDLLLWAFAAWRSALPWLPTSQLAQRAVNELIEMLADDGALRTSNRETLIRAVAVVASGERPTGVGAPAKELLTPEESEALSTAHRLHRLLSPSPPLGKPAQALVLGCSALLLAVPTVLLLAPGLAG, encoded by the coding sequence GTGTTCTGGGCCTCGTACCTCTTGGCCGCCATGGCGGTCATTTTGGCGTGGCCGGTGCCGGTTTTGCTCGCCCGGGCAAAGTGGACGGCACGGGCACCGGTCACGGCCCTGGTACTGTGGCAAGCCATCGCGCTGGCCGGCGGGCTCTCCATGATCGGCGCCATGCTGACCTGGGGGCTGGAACCGCTGGGCGAGAACCTCCTCGCGGGGCTCCAAGGTCTGGCAGAGCTGCTGGTCAGTTACGCGCCGGCACCAGGCCTGGATCTGGTCCATGTCTTCGCGCTCAGCGCTGCTCTGCTGCTGGGCGTCCATCTGGTCTTTACCCTGCTGCTGACCTATTACCGGATCCGCAAGCAACGAAACAAGCACCGTGACCTGCTGAACCTGCTCAGTTCTCCAGTCGAAAACTCTCCCAAGACCCTGGTGATCAGCCATCCCGCACCCGTGGCGTATTGCCTCCCCGGCGGAGCTGGCTCCGTTACAGTTCTCTCGGAAGGCCTGCTGGAGCTGCTCCGGCCCGAAGAGCTCGAAGCGGTTCTGAACCATGAGCGCGCCCATCTGAACCAGCGCCACGACCTGCTGCTGTGGGCCTTTGCTGCCTGGCGCTCCGCGCTCCCCTGGCTGCCAACATCGCAGCTCGCGCAGCGAGCCGTCAACGAACTGATCGAGATGCTCGCGGATGACGGGGCACTCAGAACCTCGAACAGGGAAACCTTGATCCGTGCCGTTGCCGTGGTGGCTAGCGGCGAACGGCCAACCGGCGTCGGCGCTCCGGCCAAAGAGTTGCTGACCCCGGAGGAGTCCGAGGCCCTGAGCACTGCCCACCGGCTGCACCGGCTATTGTCGCCATCGCCGCCCCTGGGCAAGCCGGCGCAAGCACTGGTGCTGGGTTGCTCGGCCTTGCTGCTGGCCGTGCCGACCGTCCTGCTCCTGGCCCCGGGGCTGGCCGGGTAG
- a CDS encoding BlaI/MecI/CopY family transcriptional regulator translates to MATLGELERAVMDLLWQADSENPAEIAFTANALRDRLARKTDTSPDGKELAVTTVLTVLSRLEKKGLVQRERDIRPHRYRAVTSREEHTVELMNEVLGSAPDREAVLAKFIGSVSEQEAETLRKLLTA, encoded by the coding sequence ATGGCAACTCTTGGGGAGCTGGAACGCGCGGTTATGGACCTGCTGTGGCAGGCCGACTCAGAAAATCCAGCGGAGATCGCTTTTACCGCAAACGCCCTGCGTGACCGTCTGGCACGGAAAACGGATACAAGCCCGGACGGCAAGGAACTGGCAGTAACAACTGTCCTCACTGTGTTGTCCCGCCTGGAGAAGAAGGGCCTGGTACAGCGTGAACGGGACATCCGTCCGCACCGCTACCGGGCAGTGACCAGCCGTGAGGAACACACTGTTGAGTTGATGAACGAGGTGCTTGGATCGGCGCCGGACCGTGAGGCCGTGCTCGCCAAATTCATTGGCAGCGTTTCCGAGCAGGAAGCCGAAACCCTGCGTAAGTTGCTGACTGCGTAG
- a CDS encoding DUF7455 domain-containing protein translates to MTTAVATRELTAMDRCDRCGAQAYVRVVLESSGGELLFCGHHARQHEPQLRSKAAEWQDETGRLRETPAMAAE, encoded by the coding sequence ATGACAACAGCAGTAGCTACCCGAGAACTGACCGCAATGGACCGTTGTGATCGCTGCGGGGCCCAGGCCTACGTCCGAGTTGTGTTGGAGTCCTCCGGGGGAGAATTGCTTTTCTGCGGACACCACGCCCGCCAGCACGAACCGCAGTTGCGTTCCAAGGCTGCCGAATGGCAGGACGAGACCGGCAGGCTTCGCGAGACGCCCGCCATGGCTGCGGAATAG